The following are encoded together in the Cervus elaphus chromosome 23, mCerEla1.1, whole genome shotgun sequence genome:
- the LOC122682168 gene encoding ninein-like protein isoform X6: protein MNLEDVLSLRNHSGPPSTSSQVRDLPPLRPKRRKERLDPCPRGGLPTTDPRSRCCAHIHLFKEEIGNQVNFEEFKDGFMAVLSSQAGLASSDEDSGPLESVASQAVPSKAMSSSKWSGCRSQPEPCGAAGGAPGLPEQPVTPSVRSQLCCSASLESVESLKSDEEADSAKEPQNELFEAQGSRWSRWPGSEIR, encoded by the exons ATGAACCTGGAGGACGTGCTCTCGCTGCGCAATCACAGCGGGCCTCCAAGCACTTCATCCCAAGTCAGAGACCTGCCCCCGCTGAGGCctaagaggaggaaggaaaggcttgACCCCTGTCCCAGGGGCGGGCTGCCTACCACAGACCCAAGGTCACGGTGCTGTGCGCAcatacatcttttcaaagaagagattGGGAACCAG GTTAACTTCGAGGAATTTAAGGACGGTTTCATGGCTGTGTTGTCATCACAGGCTGGTCTTGCCTCCTCAGATGAAGACAGTGGGCCTTTGGAGTCAG ttGCCTCCCAGGCTGTGCCCTCAAAGGCCATGAGCAGCTCTAAGTGGTCCGGCTGTCGGAGCCAGCCCGAGCCCTGTGGCGCTGCAGGTGGAGCCCCAGGTTTACCGGAGCAGCCGGTCACACCCAGTGTGAGAAGCCAGCTCTGCTGCTCCGCGTCCCTGGAAAGCGTCGAG agTCTCAAGTCTGATGAAGAAGCCGACAGTGCGAAGGAGCCTCAGAATGAATTGTTTGAAGCCCAAG GAAGCAGGTGGAGCAGATGGCCAGGGAGCGAGATAAGGTGA
- the LOC122682168 gene encoding uncharacterized protein LOC122682168 isoform X5 has translation MNLEDVLSLRNHSGPPSTSSQVRDLPPLRPKRRKERLDPCPRGGLPTTDPRSRCCAHIHLFKEEIGNQVNFEEFKDGFMAVLSSQAGLASSDEDSGPLESVGPPPVLQQPQEFRHGESVQDRTLPMITSQSPGTWSSCPRCPLSHGTQHLPPKTPSLSSVSVHCWHHCFSWRPGWTQPPPLMLPRSEAAGQFRVRRREKRW, from the exons ATGAACCTGGAGGACGTGCTCTCGCTGCGCAATCACAGCGGGCCTCCAAGCACTTCATCCCAAGTCAGAGACCTGCCCCCGCTGAGGCctaagaggaggaaggaaaggcttgACCCCTGTCCCAGGGGCGGGCTGCCTACCACAGACCCAAGGTCACGGTGCTGTGCGCAcatacatcttttcaaagaagagattGGGAACCAG GTTAACTTCGAGGAATTTAAGGACGGTTTCATGGCTGTGTTGTCATCACAGGCTGGTCTTGCCTCCTCAGATGAAGACAGTGGGCCTTTGGAGTCAG TGGGACCACCCCCTGTTCTCCAGCAGCCCCAGGAGTTCCGACATGGGGAGAGTGTACAGGACCGGACCCTGCCCATGATAACCTCACAGAGTCCGGGAACATGGTCATCCTGCCCTAGATGTCCTCTGTCACATGGAACTCAGCATCTTCCTCCCAAGACTCCTTCCTTGTCCTCAGTTTCTGTGCATTGCTGGCATCACTGTTTCTCCTGGAGGCCCGGTTggacccagcctcctcctctgatGCTCCCCAGGTCAGAGGCTGCGGGCCAGTTTCGGGTGAGGCGGAGAGAGAAGAGGTGGTAG
- the LOC122682168 gene encoding uncharacterized protein LOC122682168 isoform X1, producing MPRPSALTGDPGEGEAQVAPPGSLMHREPCALQAPGAGLLGEADPPVVRGGGGMLEFWEPAKRQRARLQEDLWHLQAEETGLREKLTLTLKVGGSGCCGVPPQGPPAEKMEATLPEGPFFTPTPSWGRTEPSPWPWELDTKECFLQPQRQPIAQPKWKRPGFSRRVQPSSAAVWAAGWGPCLPSDCFLCLRKPPSRFSSDHVKKGPAGPQRQAAGFSVGAAQQPHALSAVCLGHFLWTGTGAQCCPSAPPRPQARRAVLVLSASPDSRHALACWPHS from the exons ATGCCAAGGCCGAGTGCGCTGACGGGAGACCCCGGGGAGGGAGAGGCGCAGGTGGCGCCCCCGGGGAGCCTGATGCACCGTGAGCCGTGTGCCTTGCAGGCGCCTGGAGCAGGGCTACTCGGGGAGGCTGATCCTCCTGTGGTCCGAGGTGGAGGTGGAATGCTCGAGTTCTGGGAGCCGGCCAAGCGGCAGAGGGCCAGGCTGCAGGAAGACCTGTGGCACCTGCAGGCGGAGGAGACCGGCCTCCGCGAGAAGCTGACCCTGACCCTGAAGGTAGGGGGTTCAGGGTGCTGCGGGGTCCCTCCTCAGGGCCCCCCAGCTGAAAAGATGGAGGCCACATTGCCCGAAGGTCCCTTCTTCACACCCACCCCTTCCTGGGGCAGGACTGAACCCTCCCCGTGGCCCTGGGAGCTTGACACTAAAGAATGTTTTCTGCAGCCACAGAGACAGCCCATTGCTCAGCCGAAGTGGAAGCGTCCTGGCTTCTCCAGGAGAGTGCAGCCCTCCTCTGCAGCCGTGTGGGCTGCAGGATGGGGGCCGTGCCTGCCTTCTGATTGTTTCCTGTGTCTGCGGAAACCACCTTCCAGGTTTTCCAGTGATCAcgttaaaaaag GACCTGCAGGACCGCAACGACAAGCTGCAGGCTTCAGTGTGGGAGCAGCCCAGCAGCCACACGCCCTCTCTGCCGTCTGTCTCGGGCACTTCCTGTGGACAGGCACAGGAGCCCAGTGCTGTCCTAGTGCGccacccaggccccaggcccggCGGGCTGTGCTGgtcctctctgcttctcctgaCTCACGGCACGCCTTGGCTTGTTGGCCCCACAGCTAA
- the LOC122682168 gene encoding uncharacterized protein LOC122682168 isoform X2 produces the protein MPRPSALTGDPGEGEAQVAPPGSLMHREPCALQAPGAGLLGEADPPVVRGGGGMLEFWEPAKRQRARLQEDLWHLQAEETGLREKLTLTLKPQRQPIAQPKWKRPGFSRRVQPSSAAVWAAGWGPCLPSDCFLCLRKPPSRFSSDHVKKGPAGPQRQAAGFSVGAAQQPHALSAVCLGHFLWTGTGAQCCPSAPPRPQARRAVLVLSASPDSRHALACWPHS, from the exons ATGCCAAGGCCGAGTGCGCTGACGGGAGACCCCGGGGAGGGAGAGGCGCAGGTGGCGCCCCCGGGGAGCCTGATGCACCGTGAGCCGTGTGCCTTGCAGGCGCCTGGAGCAGGGCTACTCGGGGAGGCTGATCCTCCTGTGGTCCGAGGTGGAGGTGGAATGCTCGAGTTCTGGGAGCCGGCCAAGCGGCAGAGGGCCAGGCTGCAGGAAGACCTGTGGCACCTGCAGGCGGAGGAGACCGGCCTCCGCGAGAAGCTGACCCTGACCCTGAAG CCACAGAGACAGCCCATTGCTCAGCCGAAGTGGAAGCGTCCTGGCTTCTCCAGGAGAGTGCAGCCCTCCTCTGCAGCCGTGTGGGCTGCAGGATGGGGGCCGTGCCTGCCTTCTGATTGTTTCCTGTGTCTGCGGAAACCACCTTCCAGGTTTTCCAGTGATCAcgttaaaaaag GACCTGCAGGACCGCAACGACAAGCTGCAGGCTTCAGTGTGGGAGCAGCCCAGCAGCCACACGCCCTCTCTGCCGTCTGTCTCGGGCACTTCCTGTGGACAGGCACAGGAGCCCAGTGCTGTCCTAGTGCGccacccaggccccaggcccggCGGGCTGTGCTGgtcctctctgcttctcctgaCTCACGGCACGCCTTGGCTTGTTGGCCCCACAGCTAA
- the LOC122682168 gene encoding uncharacterized protein LOC122682168 isoform X3 has product MPRPSALTGDPGEGEAQVAPPGSLMHREPCALQAPGAGLLGEADPPVVRGGGGMLEFWEPAKRQRARLQEDLWHLQAEETGLREKLTLTLKVGGSGCCGVPPQGPPAEKMEATLPEGPFFTPTPSWGRTEPSPWPWELDTKECFLQPQRQPIAQPKWKRPGFSRRVQPSSAAVWAAGWGPCLPSDCFLCLRKPPSRFSSDHVKKANVSVPV; this is encoded by the exons ATGCCAAGGCCGAGTGCGCTGACGGGAGACCCCGGGGAGGGAGAGGCGCAGGTGGCGCCCCCGGGGAGCCTGATGCACCGTGAGCCGTGTGCCTTGCAGGCGCCTGGAGCAGGGCTACTCGGGGAGGCTGATCCTCCTGTGGTCCGAGGTGGAGGTGGAATGCTCGAGTTCTGGGAGCCGGCCAAGCGGCAGAGGGCCAGGCTGCAGGAAGACCTGTGGCACCTGCAGGCGGAGGAGACCGGCCTCCGCGAGAAGCTGACCCTGACCCTGAAGGTAGGGGGTTCAGGGTGCTGCGGGGTCCCTCCTCAGGGCCCCCCAGCTGAAAAGATGGAGGCCACATTGCCCGAAGGTCCCTTCTTCACACCCACCCCTTCCTGGGGCAGGACTGAACCCTCCCCGTGGCCCTGGGAGCTTGACACTAAAGAATGTTTTCTGCAGCCACAGAGACAGCCCATTGCTCAGCCGAAGTGGAAGCGTCCTGGCTTCTCCAGGAGAGTGCAGCCCTCCTCTGCAGCCGTGTGGGCTGCAGGATGGGGGCCGTGCCTGCCTTCTGATTGTTTCCTGTGTCTGCGGAAACCACCTTCCAGGTTTTCCAGTGATCAcgttaaaaaag CTAACGTCTCGGTTCCAGTCTGA
- the LOC122682168 gene encoding uncharacterized protein LOC122682168 isoform X4, whose translation MPRPSALTGDPGEGEAQVAPPGSLMHREPCALQAPGAGLLGEADPPVVRGGGGMLEFWEPAKRQRARLQEDLWHLQAEETGLREKLTLTLKVGGSGCCGVPPQGPPAEKMEATLPEGPFFTPTPSWGRTEPSPWPWELDTKECFLQPQRQPIAQPKWKRPGFSRRVQPSSAAVWAAGWGPCLPSDCFLCLRKPPSRFSSDHVKKVFSP comes from the exons ATGCCAAGGCCGAGTGCGCTGACGGGAGACCCCGGGGAGGGAGAGGCGCAGGTGGCGCCCCCGGGGAGCCTGATGCACCGTGAGCCGTGTGCCTTGCAGGCGCCTGGAGCAGGGCTACTCGGGGAGGCTGATCCTCCTGTGGTCCGAGGTGGAGGTGGAATGCTCGAGTTCTGGGAGCCGGCCAAGCGGCAGAGGGCCAGGCTGCAGGAAGACCTGTGGCACCTGCAGGCGGAGGAGACCGGCCTCCGCGAGAAGCTGACCCTGACCCTGAAGGTAGGGGGTTCAGGGTGCTGCGGGGTCCCTCCTCAGGGCCCCCCAGCTGAAAAGATGGAGGCCACATTGCCCGAAGGTCCCTTCTTCACACCCACCCCTTCCTGGGGCAGGACTGAACCCTCCCCGTGGCCCTGGGAGCTTGACACTAAAGAATGTTTTCTGCAGCCACAGAGACAGCCCATTGCTCAGCCGAAGTGGAAGCGTCCTGGCTTCTCCAGGAGAGTGCAGCCCTCCTCTGCAGCCGTGTGGGCTGCAGGATGGGGGCCGTGCCTGCCTTCTGATTGTTTCCTGTGTCTGCGGAAACCACCTTCCAGGTTTTCCAGTGATCAcgttaaaaaag TTTTTTCCCCCTGA